The nucleotide sequence GGAACGGCCGGGGGATCTCGCGGCCCTGCTGACAAACCTCGAGCGCAACGATGTGCTGTTCATCGATGAGATCCATCGGCTGTCGCCGGTGGTCGAGGAGGTACTTTACCCCGCGCTCGAGGATTACCAGATCGATATCGTGATCGGCGAAGGGCCGGCGGCCCGCTCGATCAAGCTGGACCTGCCGCCGTTCACGCTGGTCGGCGCCACCACACGGGCCGGCGCCTTAACCTCGCCGCTGCGCGACCGCTTCGGCATCGTGCAACGCCTGGAGTTCTATTCCCAGGCCGATCTGGCGTCGATTGTCACGCGCTCGGCCGGGATTCTGGAAATTGTCATCGAGCCGGCGGGTGCCGACGAGATCGCTCGCCGATCACGCGGTACGCCACGCGTGGCCAACCGCCTGTTGCGGCGCGTGCGCGACTACGCCGAGGTGCGCGCCGACGGTCGGATCAACGGTGGTACCGCGGCTCGGGCGATGGATATGCTGCGGGTCGACGACAACGGCTTCGACGTCATGGACCGCAAGCTGCTCGGCGCGTTGATCGAAAAATTCGAAGGCGGGCCGGTCGGGGTGGAAAGCCTGGCGGCCGCCGTCGGCGAGGCGCGCGAGACCATCGAGGATGTCATCGAGCCATATCTCATCCAGCAGGGGTTCATGATGCGCACGCCGCGCGGCCGGCTGGCCACATCCGCGACCTATCGTCATTACGGCCTGCCGGTACCGCAAGCCGATCGTCCCGCCGACTCGGATCTGTTTGATTTCGATGGCTGATCCGGCGGCGGCGTTCGCGATCGGTCTGCGCGTCTACTACGAGGACACGGACGCTACCGGTGTGGTCTACCATGCCAATTATCTGCGTTATTTCGAGCGCGCCCGTACCGAATGGCTGGAATCACGGGGCCTCGGGCATCGCGAGCTGGCCGAGGTACACGGCGTGGTCTTCACCCTGGCCGATCTGTCGATTCGTTTCCGCCGCCCGGCCCGGCTGGATGACCGTCTGGCCGTTAGTGCCGCGATTGCGGAACGTACGCCGGCGCGCGTTGTCTTCGAACAACAGATCACGCGCGATGGCGCCGCTTTAGTTCAGGGCCAATTCACGGTCGCCTGTGTAAAAGTCGCCAACTTCCGGCCGTGCCGGTTGCCTGAAGCGCTTATCAAGGAGTCGAGATGAACGTCGCGACCGACATGAGTCTTGTCAGTCTCATCATGCAGTCGAGCACCCTGGTCAAGGCCGTGCTCGTGATTCTGCTGCTCGCATCGATCGCCTCATGGGTGGTGATTTTCTCCAAGCGGCGATTGATGAAAAACACGGTCGCCGAAATGGAATGGTTCGAGGATCGTTTCTGGTCCGGCGGCAATGTCAAGGACATCTACGAGGAAGTTCTTCGTCAAGACGATCATCCCGAAGGGATGCCGGCGCTGTTCAAGGCCGGTTACGAAGAACTCAAGCGCCAGCGTAATCAGGGCGACGCCACCAGCGCGGACATCGTGCCCTCGGTACAGCGGGCGATGCGGGTGGCGTTGTCGCGTGAACTCGAACGGCTGGAATCCGGTCTCGCGTTCCTGGCGACGGTCGGTTCGATCAGCCCTTATGTCGGTTTGTTCGGTACCGTCTGGGGTATCATGAGCGCGTTCATCGGGCTCGGCAACGTGCAGCAGGCGAGCCTGTCCATGGTCGCGCCCGGGATCGCGGAGGCGTTGATCGCCACCGCCATGGGTCTGTTCGCTGCCATCCCCGCGGTGGTCGCCTACAACTTCTTCACCAATCGCCTCGAGTTCATCGAGAACCGGTTCGATACCTTCATGGAAGAAATGGCGGGCATCGTCGAACGCGGGGTGCATGCCGCCAACCCCATCGGCCGTGAGCGAGCGCCGAAGAAGACGGAAAAGCCCGAGCCCACGCGCACCGCGCCGGAACTGTAACGGTTTGTGGATCGCGAAGGATCGTCGCTCATGAGATCGCGAAAGAAACGCCGTCTGACCGCCGAGATCAACGTCGTACCCTACATCGACGTGATGCTCGTCCTGCTGATCATCTTCATGGTCACGGCTCCGTTGTTGACCACGGGCGTGAATGTCAATCTGCCCAAGGCGCCGGCCAAGGTCCTGGACATGAAGCAGGATCATCCGATCGTGCTCACGGTAACCGCGAATGGCGACATGTCGCTCAACGTCGGCCCTTCACCGGACAAACCGTTGTCGCCGGATCAGATCACTTCGACCGTCTCCAGGATCCTCAACCAGCGCCCGGATGCCCCGGTTGCGGTACGCGGCGATGGTTCCGGCACCTATGCCAATGTCGTGCGTGGCATGGTGTTGTTGCAGCGGGCAGGCGCCGGGCACGTGGGCCTGATCACCAACAACATCGACAAATCGAAGCATGGGAGCGGCGGCTAAGTGCTGGATTTGTTGTACAAGATCGGTGACAACTGGCGTGCGGTCATGCTCGCGCTCTTGCTGCACGGGCTTGTCGCGACGTTGCTCATCTTCGGGTTCGAGTTCTTCCACCCTGCGGCCTCGAAAGGCAACCACGGCGAATCCATTGTGGAGGCCTCGGTTGTGAGGACCCGCGATCAGCCCGCCCAGCCGCCGGCGCAAAAGTCCAAGCCGCAACCGGAGCCGAAGTCTCAGGCCAAATCCGACCAGCAGACCGAAGCAGCCAAGCAGAAGGCCGCGCAGGAAGCGGCCGCCAAGCAGGCGAAGGCGCAGAAGGAAGCCGCCGAGAAGGCAGCGCAGGCGAAGGCGCAGAAGGAGGCCGCCGAAAAGGCAGCGCAGGCGAAGGCGCAGAAGGAAGCCGCCGAGAAGGCAGCGCAGGCGAAGGCACAGAAGGAGGCCGCCGAGAAGGCTGCGAAGGAGAAGGCGCAGAAGGAAGCCGCGCGGAAAGCGGCGCAGGAGAAGGCGCGAAAAGCCGCCGAGCAGAAGGCGGCTCGGGAAAAGGCGCAGCAGGAGGCCGCCCGCAAGGCGAAACAGAAAGCCGCCCAAGAGAAAGCCCGCAAGGAAGCCGAGGCGAAGAAGAAGGCCGAAGAAGCAGCCCGAAAGAAGAAAGCCGCCGAAGAAGCCGCGAAGAAAGCTGCTGCCGAGAAAAAGGCGCGTGAAGCAGCGGCTAAATCGGAACTGCAGAAGGCGCTGGCTCAGGAGGCCTCCGGTCGCCAGAGTGCGGCTAACCGGAAGGCGCTTGCGGCCTACAAGAACGCGATCGAAGATAAGGTGGAGGGCAACTGGATTCGTCCGCCCGGCGTCTCTAATATCTCGTGCAAGGTCAAAGTCAAACAGTTGCCCGGTGGCCAGATCACCGATGTGCAGCTGCTCGGGTCTTGCGGTAGCGCGGCGATCGATCGGTCGGTCAAGCAGGCCATCTACAAATCCGATCCGCTGCCGACACCGCCGTCGGACAATCTGTTTCAGCCAGAAATCGAGTTTACCTTCAGGCCGGACCAATGAAATACAGAAATCTTCACTCGCTCGTTGTCGGTTTCGCGACCCTGTGCCTGATGGCCCTCGCGATATCTCCGGCGCAGGCTGCGCTGCAGGTGGATATCACCAAGAGCTCGAATAGCGCTATTCCAATCGCGATTGCGCCGTTCGGCTCCGGTCAGAGCCAGAAACTGCCGGTCGACGTGGCCAAGATCGCGAGCCGCGACCTGGCGTCGACCGGGTTGTTCAAGATGTTCCCGCGCAGCAACATGCTGGCGCATCCGAGTTCGCCGGATCAGGTCAACTACGATAATTGGCGCACTCAGAACGTGGACAATCTGGTGGTGGGTTCGGCCTCGCCGAACGGCCAGGGCGGCTACAAGATCACCTTCAGCCTGCTGGATGTGGCCCAGGGGCAGTCGGTGGCCAGTTATCAGCTCAATGCCGGGGCCAATCAGTTACGCCAGGCCGGGCATACCATCGCAAACCTGATCTATCAGCGATTCACCGGCAAGAAGGGCTACTTCCTCTCGCGCATCGCCTACGTGACGGTCACCGGCAGCTCGGCTGACCATCGCAAATTCCGTCTGGTGGTTTCGGATTACGACGGTAGTCATCCCAGCACTGTCTACTCCTCGCAGGACCCGATCATGTCGCCAGCGTGGTCGCCTGACGGCAGCAAGCTCGCTTACGTGGCCTTCAATGTCTACAAGGGCGTCAGCAGCGTCCGGGTCCAGGATCTGGCCACCGGCCACGTCCGCACGATCACTTCGGGGTCCGGGGTCAATGGCGCCCCGGCATGGTCGCCGGATGGCAAACGGCTCGCGCTGACGAAGTCGACCAACGGCAACAGCAATATTTACGTCTACAACCTGTCGACCGGCAAGATGCGGCAACTGACCCACGACAGCGCGATCGATACCGAGGCGGCGTGGTCACCTGATGGGCAGAACATCGCATTCACCTCGGATCGGGGTGGCCAGCCCCAGATCTACGAAATGAGCAGCCAGGGTGGGCAGGTGCAGCGCCTGACTTACGACGGCCAGAGTAACCAACGCCCGGATTTCTCGCCTGATGGCAAATCGCTGGCCATGGTTCAGAAGAGCGGCAACGGTTTTCGCATTGCGGTGATGAACCTTGCCAACAATAATGTGCGCATCGTGAGCGACGGGCCGCTGGACGATAGTCCGGCCTTCGCACCCAATGGCCAGGCCATCCTCTACGCGACCCAGGGCAGCAGCAATTCACTGGCGACTGTTTCGGTCGATGGCAAGGCGAAATCCACGCTTTCCCAGGCCGGCGAAGTTCGCGAGCCCGCGTGGGGC is from Salinisphaera sp. LB1 and encodes:
- the tolQ gene encoding protein TolQ, with amino-acid sequence MNVATDMSLVSLIMQSSTLVKAVLVILLLASIASWVVIFSKRRLMKNTVAEMEWFEDRFWSGGNVKDIYEEVLRQDDHPEGMPALFKAGYEELKRQRNQGDATSADIVPSVQRAMRVALSRELERLESGLAFLATVGSISPYVGLFGTVWGIMSAFIGLGNVQQASLSMVAPGIAEALIATAMGLFAAIPAVVAYNFFTNRLEFIENRFDTFMEEMAGIVERGVHAANPIGRERAPKKTEKPEPTRTAPEL
- the tolR gene encoding protein TolR, producing MRSRKKRRLTAEINVVPYIDVMLVLLIIFMVTAPLLTTGVNVNLPKAPAKVLDMKQDHPIVLTVTANGDMSLNVGPSPDKPLSPDQITSTVSRILNQRPDAPVAVRGDGSGTYANVVRGMVLLQRAGAGHVGLITNNIDKSKHGSGG
- the tolA gene encoding cell envelope integrity protein TolA is translated as MLDLLYKIGDNWRAVMLALLLHGLVATLLIFGFEFFHPAASKGNHGESIVEASVVRTRDQPAQPPAQKSKPQPEPKSQAKSDQQTEAAKQKAAQEAAAKQAKAQKEAAEKAAQAKAQKEAAEKAAQAKAQKEAAEKAAQAKAQKEAAEKAAKEKAQKEAARKAAQEKARKAAEQKAAREKAQQEAARKAKQKAAQEKARKEAEAKKKAEEAARKKKAAEEAAKKAAAEKKAREAAAKSELQKALAQEASGRQSAANRKALAAYKNAIEDKVEGNWIRPPGVSNISCKVKVKQLPGGQITDVQLLGSCGSAAIDRSVKQAIYKSDPLPTPPSDNLFQPEIEFTFRPDQ
- the ruvB gene encoding Holliday junction branch migration DNA helicase RuvB — translated: MSPEFEEAGEQRLIGSAERPEDGRFDRALRPTGLAEYVGQPEVCEQLDIFVSAARARAEALDHVLIFGPPGLGKTTLAHVIANEMGVGFRQTSGPVLERPGDLAALLTNLERNDVLFIDEIHRLSPVVEEVLYPALEDYQIDIVIGEGPAARSIKLDLPPFTLVGATTRAGALTSPLRDRFGIVQRLEFYSQADLASIVTRSAGILEIVIEPAGADEIARRSRGTPRVANRLLRRVRDYAEVRADGRINGGTAARAMDMLRVDDNGFDVMDRKLLGALIEKFEGGPVGVESLAAAVGEARETIEDVIEPYLIQQGFMMRTPRGRLATSATYRHYGLPVPQADRPADSDLFDFDG
- the tolB gene encoding Tol-Pal system beta propeller repeat protein TolB — translated: MKYRNLHSLVVGFATLCLMALAISPAQAALQVDITKSSNSAIPIAIAPFGSGQSQKLPVDVAKIASRDLASTGLFKMFPRSNMLAHPSSPDQVNYDNWRTQNVDNLVVGSASPNGQGGYKITFSLLDVAQGQSVASYQLNAGANQLRQAGHTIANLIYQRFTGKKGYFLSRIAYVTVTGSSADHRKFRLVVSDYDGSHPSTVYSSQDPIMSPAWSPDGSKLAYVAFNVYKGVSSVRVQDLATGHVRTITSGSGVNGAPAWSPDGKRLALTKSTNGNSNIYVYNLSTGKMRQLTHDSAIDTEAAWSPDGQNIAFTSDRGGQPQIYEMSSQGGQVQRLTYDGQSNQRPDFSPDGKSLAMVQKSGNGFRIAVMNLANNNVRIVSDGPLDDSPAFAPNGQAILYATQGSSNSLATVSVDGKAKSTLSQAGEVREPAWGPFGN
- the ybgC gene encoding tol-pal system-associated acyl-CoA thioesterase, whose protein sequence is MADPAAAFAIGLRVYYEDTDATGVVYHANYLRYFERARTEWLESRGLGHRELAEVHGVVFTLADLSIRFRRPARLDDRLAVSAAIAERTPARVVFEQQITRDGAALVQGQFTVACVKVANFRPCRLPEALIKESR